A single window of [Clostridium] hylemonae DSM 15053 DNA harbors:
- a CDS encoding PHP domain-containing protein: protein MKIDMHCHVKEGSVDSRVSLDEYITKLKENGFDGMLITDHDTYKGYRHWKNSMKGKVHDDFVVLKGIEYDTCDAGHIICIMPEGVKMRLLELRGLPVAVLIDFVHRHGGILGPAHPCGEKYLSFTNTKKFYKSPEIIKRFDFVEAFNSCEPEESNEGAAKLARKYKKPGIGGSDSHKLDCVGRGYTVLPEHVTCETELISLIRRKVPVEAGGMLYNKTTKDKIGKVNKLLVYSFWFYNKGGELLKRHRRRQKGQVENPVDPIDPIEIPYLERMK, encoded by the coding sequence ATGAAGATAGATATGCACTGTCACGTAAAAGAAGGTTCGGTGGACAGCAGAGTAAGCTTGGATGAATATATCACAAAGTTAAAGGAAAATGGTTTTGACGGAATGCTTATCACAGACCATGATACCTATAAAGGCTACCGCCATTGGAAAAACAGCATGAAGGGCAAGGTGCATGATGACTTTGTCGTGCTCAAGGGGATAGAGTACGATACTTGTGATGCAGGGCACATTATCTGTATTATGCCGGAAGGTGTAAAGATGAGACTGCTGGAACTGCGCGGTCTGCCTGTAGCTGTGCTGATCGATTTTGTGCACCGGCACGGGGGAATCCTCGGGCCGGCTCATCCTTGCGGGGAGAAGTATCTCAGTTTTACAAATACAAAGAAGTTTTATAAATCACCGGAGATCATCAAACGGTTTGATTTTGTGGAGGCGTTTAATTCGTGTGAGCCGGAGGAATCTAACGAAGGGGCGGCAAAGCTGGCCCGCAAATATAAAAAGCCGGGGATCGGAGGAAGTGATTCCCACAAGCTGGACTGTGTCGGCAGAGGATATACGGTGCTGCCGGAGCATGTGACGTGTGAGACGGAGCTTATCTCGCTCATACGCAGGAAAGTGCCTGTTGAGGCGGGAGGAATGCTGTACAACAAGACAACGAAAGACAAGATCGGGAAGGTGAACAAGCTGCTTGTATATTCTTTCTGGTTCTACAATAAGGGCGGCGAGCTGCTCAAGCGTCACAGAAGAAGACAAAAAGGCCAGGTGGAAAATCCGGTAGACCCGATCGATCCGATCGAGATCCCGTATCTGGAGCGAATGAAATAA
- a CDS encoding iron-containing alcohol dehydrogenase produces the protein MYSMMCRLFQKVMKFVMDRVPFWRKPKMITGRDSLKKLPAIIQKKGIKNVLLVTDPGISALGLHRQLVEWIREAGIHCTVYDKTVANPTIANVEEALALYREHDCHAIIAFGGGSPMDCAKGVGARVARPRKKISSMRGELKILKPIPLLIAIPTTAGTGSETTLAAVLTNEKTHEKYAVNDFVLIPRYAVLDPVLTRGLPKHITAATGMDALTHAVEAYIGRSNTAETIEDSVSAVKLIFRNLEKAYRDGEDMEAREKMQKASFLAGAAFTRAYVGYVHAIAHSLGGEYGIPHGLANAVILPYVLDAYGSSIYIQLAELADIVRIGQEFEEDQAKAEAFIAEIRAMNRRMGLPEKLEGIREDDIDMLAKRAAREANPLYPVPKIMKKAQLKEIYYQIRA, from the coding sequence ATGTATAGTATGATGTGCCGGCTGTTTCAGAAGGTGATGAAGTTTGTCATGGACCGTGTGCCTTTCTGGAGAAAGCCAAAGATGATAACCGGCAGGGACAGTCTCAAGAAGCTGCCTGCCATAATACAGAAAAAAGGAATCAAAAATGTCCTGCTTGTGACCGATCCGGGTATTTCTGCCCTTGGACTGCACAGGCAGCTTGTGGAGTGGATCCGGGAAGCCGGCATCCACTGTACGGTATATGACAAAACAGTGGCAAACCCGACGATCGCCAATGTAGAGGAGGCGCTTGCACTGTACCGTGAACACGACTGTCACGCGATCATCGCGTTCGGCGGCGGTTCCCCGATGGACTGTGCCAAAGGAGTCGGCGCCAGAGTGGCAAGGCCGCGTAAAAAGATATCGTCCATGCGGGGAGAGCTGAAGATCCTGAAACCAATTCCGCTGCTCATCGCGATACCGACTACGGCCGGAACGGGGAGTGAGACGACACTTGCGGCAGTGCTGACAAATGAAAAAACACATGAAAAATATGCGGTCAACGACTTTGTTCTGATCCCCCGGTATGCGGTGCTCGACCCTGTGCTGACCAGAGGACTGCCGAAGCATATCACAGCGGCCACCGGGATGGATGCCCTCACCCATGCGGTGGAGGCGTACATAGGGCGCAGCAACACGGCAGAGACGATCGAGGACAGTGTATCAGCGGTAAAGCTTATCTTCCGTAATCTGGAGAAAGCATACAGAGACGGGGAAGATATGGAGGCAAGGGAGAAGATGCAGAAGGCGTCCTTCCTGGCCGGAGCGGCGTTCACGCGTGCATACGTCGGATATGTTCATGCGATCGCCCACAGTCTCGGCGGAGAATACGGCATTCCCCACGGGCTTGCCAATGCGGTCATACTTCCGTACGTGCTGGATGCCTATGGGAGCAGTATTTATATCCAGCTTGCGGAATTGGCGGATATTGTCAGGATCGGGCAGGAATTCGAGGAGGATCAGGCCAAGGCGGAGGCATTTATCGCGGAGATCAGGGCGATGAACAGGCGGATGGGCCTGCCGGAGAAGCTGGAAGGCATCAGGGAAGACGATATCGACATGCTGGCAAAAAGGGCGGCCAGAGAGGCAAATCCGCTCTACCCGGTACCGAAGATCATGAAAAAGGCACAGCTGAAGGAAATTTATTATCAGATTCGGGCATAG